A window of Micrococcus endophyticus contains these coding sequences:
- a CDS encoding DUF6707 family protein, translated as MAPIAGGYLRHLKSQDVQPGDSFLTRRGEPAPPVASTRVMRDDFGTPALVIATLEGGREVKIAHGSVIRVRTDRPEERRAVPDTTFSPVDAGSPEERIVAVGKRHLEDTELTATAARLSHGLNLRSGSQLEDLFGMAERLYLLHEDTEGTLAALGLLTNLPWDGAVGRWKSIQAGLALASQILRDEGEHIVAANLGKRLHEADEVPSEPGRAARVLEVRQRQLNEPQLYDREISRALQARDAEAEYRWRRARFAQLLYLRGRGGSETLTDADLDSRIARELGTLRGLARDLDAKTAARS; from the coding sequence ATGGCCCCGATCGCCGGCGGTTACCTCCGCCATCTGAAGTCCCAGGACGTGCAGCCCGGGGACAGCTTCCTGACCCGCCGCGGCGAGCCCGCCCCGCCCGTGGCGTCGACCCGGGTGATGCGGGACGACTTCGGCACCCCCGCGCTCGTGATCGCCACCCTCGAGGGCGGCCGCGAGGTCAAGATCGCGCACGGCTCCGTGATCCGGGTCCGCACGGACCGCCCGGAGGAGCGCAGGGCCGTCCCGGACACCACCTTCTCCCCCGTGGACGCAGGCTCCCCCGAGGAGCGGATCGTCGCCGTCGGCAAGCGCCACCTCGAGGACACCGAGCTGACCGCCACCGCGGCCCGGCTCTCGCACGGGTTGAACCTGCGCTCCGGCTCCCAGCTGGAGGACCTGTTCGGCATGGCCGAGCGCCTCTACCTGCTGCACGAGGACACCGAGGGCACGCTCGCGGCCCTGGGCCTGCTGACCAACCTGCCGTGGGACGGCGCCGTGGGACGCTGGAAGTCCATCCAGGCCGGCCTGGCCCTGGCCTCGCAGATCCTGCGGGACGAGGGCGAGCACATCGTGGCCGCGAACCTGGGGAAGCGGCTGCACGAGGCGGACGAGGTCCCCTCCGAGCCCGGCCGCGCCGCGCGCGTGCTCGAGGTTCGCCAGCGCCAGCTCAACGAGCCGCAGCTCTACGACCGCGAGATCTCCCGCGCCCTGCAGGCCCGCGACGCCGAGGCCGAGTACCGCTGGCGGCGCGCCCGGTTCGCTCAGCTGCTCTACCTGCGCGGCCGCGGCGGCTCCGAGACGCTCACGGACGCGGACCTGGACTCGCGGATCGCCCGCGAGCTCGGCACACTGCGCGGCCTCGCCCGCGACCTCGACGCGAAGACCGCCGCGCGCTCCTGA
- a CDS encoding NUDIX hydrolase family protein, translated as MSVRTPDPNPGWLSDEDLYEARRRLPMVYVEAIPVRLDSLGYVTEIGLLYVADETGTFQRTFVSGRVQYRETIRAALMRHLEKDLGPLAFPQLPPSVVPCTVAEYFPAPSETGLTDDRQHAVALVYVVPVTGECQPRQNALELTWLTPEEALGQDIQAEFIGGRGDLVRQALAHVGWGR; from the coding sequence ATGAGCGTGCGCACCCCCGACCCGAATCCGGGCTGGCTGTCCGACGAGGACCTCTACGAGGCCCGGCGTCGGCTGCCCATGGTGTATGTGGAGGCCATCCCGGTGCGGCTGGACTCCCTCGGCTACGTCACCGAGATCGGCCTGCTCTACGTGGCGGACGAGACCGGCACGTTCCAGCGGACGTTTGTCTCCGGCCGCGTCCAGTACCGGGAGACCATCCGCGCCGCGCTGATGCGCCACCTGGAGAAGGACCTCGGCCCGCTCGCCTTCCCGCAGCTGCCGCCGTCGGTGGTCCCCTGCACCGTCGCCGAGTACTTCCCGGCGCCGTCCGAGACCGGGCTGACGGACGACCGCCAGCACGCCGTGGCCCTGGTCTACGTGGTGCCGGTGACGGGTGAGTGCCAGCCGCGCCAGAACGCGCTCGAGCTGACCTGGCTCACCCCCGAGGAGGCCCTCGGCCAGGACATCCAGGCCGAGTTCATCGGCGGCCGCGGGGACCTGGTGCGCCAGGCCCTCGCCCACGTGGGATGGGGGCGCTGA